One Halarcobacter ebronensis genomic window carries:
- a CDS encoding thiol:disulfide interchange protein DsbA/DsbL codes for MMLKRKVGALLITAVALLGADFQEGVNYTKLDQPLNVEKNTIVKVFSFTCPFCYKYDKAVTEPVITQVLKDKPEASFEVWHLYSKGKYGQQGSNLMAVARARDIKAGITSVFDKHGLLKKMKFTYYKAYHDKNQRWDSGEDDFYKAGFEILGISSKADFEKEVASPEVQELLKRWEPAYPIAKIQGIPAFVVNGKYLLKTQAIKSRDYMVELVEYLLKK; via the coding sequence ATGATGTTAAAAAGAAAAGTAGGAGCATTGCTAATAACAGCAGTAGCACTATTAGGAGCGGATTTTCAAGAGGGAGTAAATTATACTAAATTAGATCAACCTCTAAATGTGGAAAAAAACACAATAGTAAAAGTATTTAGTTTTACTTGTCCATTTTGTTATAAATATGATAAAGCAGTAACAGAACCAGTAATTACACAAGTACTTAAAGATAAACCAGAGGCAAGCTTTGAAGTATGGCATTTGTATTCAAAAGGTAAATATGGACAACAAGGTTCAAACCTAATGGCAGTAGCACGTGCAAGAGATATAAAAGCAGGTATCACAAGTGTGTTTGATAAACATGGATTACTTAAAAAAATGAAATTTACATACTATAAAGCATACCATGATAAAAATCAAAGATGGGATAGTGGTGAAGATGATTTCTATAAAGCAGGATTTGAGATTTTAGGGATTTCAAGTAAAGCAGATTTTGAAAAAGAAGTTGCATCACCAGAAGTACAAGAGTTACTAAAAAGATGGGAGCCTGCATACCCAATTGCAAAAATCCAAGGGATTCCAGCATTTGTAGTAAATGGTAAATATTTACTAAAAACACAAGCTATAAAATCAAGAGATTATATGGTTGAGTTAGTTGAATATCTTCTAAAAAAATAA
- the rpsB gene encoding 30S ribosomal protein S2, with product MVTMKDLLECGVHFGHQTRRWNPKMKKFIFGVRKNIYIIDLQKTLRYFRYTYNVVRDAAAEGQTMIFVGTKKQASQAVKDAAIKCGMPYVNHRWLGGMLTNYGTIKKSIRKLEVIKKMREEGQLDLLTKKEALMLTRKEEKLELYLGGIKEMNKLPDLMFVLDAVKEKIAIQEARRLGIKVVAPLDTNCDPDVVDYPIPGNDDAIRSIQLFCDEMAEAMNEGRAALADETGTELEAPVSEEEVQEVVAEAVAEGEAEAVETEEKTEEA from the coding sequence ATGGTTACTATGAAAGACCTATTAGAGTGTGGTGTACACTTCGGACACCAAACAAGAAGATGGAATCCAAAAATGAAAAAATTCATTTTCGGTGTAAGAAAAAATATCTATATCATTGACTTACAAAAAACGTTAAGATATTTCAGATATACATACAATGTAGTTAGAGATGCAGCAGCAGAAGGTCAAACAATGATTTTCGTTGGTACAAAAAAACAAGCTAGTCAAGCTGTAAAAGATGCAGCTATTAAATGTGGAATGCCTTATGTAAACCACAGATGGTTAGGTGGAATGTTAACTAACTACGGAACAATTAAAAAATCAATTAGAAAATTAGAAGTAATTAAAAAAATGAGAGAAGAGGGTCAATTAGACCTTTTAACTAAAAAAGAAGCTTTAATGCTTACAAGAAAAGAAGAAAAATTAGAACTTTATCTTGGTGGTATTAAAGAGATGAACAAACTTCCAGATTTAATGTTTGTTTTAGATGCAGTAAAAGAAAAAATCGCTATCCAAGAAGCTAGAAGATTAGGAATCAAAGTTGTAGCACCACTTGATACTAACTGTGACCCAGATGTTGTTGACTATCCAATCCCAGGAAACGACGATGCAATTAGATCAATTCAACTATTTTGTGATGAAATGGCAGAAGCAATGAACGAAGGTAGAGCTGCGTTAGCAGACGAGACTGGTACAGAACTTGAAGCTCCAGTATCTGAAGAAGAGGTACAAGAAGTAGTTGCAGAAGCTGTAGCAGAAGGTGAAGCTGAAGCAGTAGAAACTGAAGAAAAAACAGAGGAAGCATAA
- a CDS encoding vWA domain-containing protein → MYNYLLTIKFEYPYLLLLILLFIFCSIFCKAKIPTYIMPHLNIFEQSRHKSLLLTTILKYLVIVGSIIALSSPYRQLDTQIIKNDGIDIVLSLDTSGSMNEKGLNTENQNENRFNVVKDIVKDFIPKRVNDNIAIVVFGTSVMMATPLSFDKEAQKEIVDYLEVGIVGDRTAMIDSLASSVNILKTSKAKSKIVILLSDGEDNASNIPLEVVIKLLEKYSIKVYTVGIGNSNKIILNQISKATNGKSYIAYSKDDLRDIYNEIDSLEKSKIESNKITLKEYLFFYPLFLAILSLILYIYLKNRE, encoded by the coding sequence ATGTATAATTATTTACTTACTATAAAATTTGAATATCCTTATTTGCTTCTGTTAATACTACTCTTTATATTTTGTTCAATCTTTTGTAAAGCAAAAATTCCAACCTATATAATGCCCCATCTTAATATTTTTGAACAAAGTAGACATAAATCTTTACTTCTTACAACTATACTAAAATATCTAGTTATTGTTGGTTCTATTATTGCCTTAAGTTCTCCATATAGACAACTAGATACACAAATTATAAAAAATGATGGTATTGATATTGTTTTAAGTCTTGATACAAGTGGCTCTATGAATGAAAAAGGATTAAATACCGAAAATCAAAATGAAAACAGATTTAATGTTGTAAAAGATATTGTTAAAGATTTTATCCCAAAAAGAGTAAATGATAATATTGCAATAGTAGTTTTTGGAACTTCAGTTATGATGGCAACACCACTTAGTTTTGACAAAGAGGCTCAAAAAGAGATTGTTGACTATTTAGAAGTTGGAATAGTGGGGGATAGAACAGCTATGATTGATTCTTTAGCCTCAAGTGTAAATATTTTAAAAACTTCAAAAGCTAAATCAAAAATTGTAATACTTCTTAGTGATGGAGAGGATAATGCGAGTAATATCCCTTTGGAAGTGGTAATTAAACTTTTGGAAAAATACTCAATAAAAGTCTATACAGTGGGAATTGGAAACTCAAATAAAATTATATTAAATCAAATCTCAAAAGCAACAAATGGGAAATCATATATTGCATACTCAAAAGATGATTTAAGAGATATTTACAATGAAATTGACTCCTTAGAAAAAAGTAAAATAGAGAGCAATAAAATCACTTTAAAAGAATATCTCTTCTTTTATCCTCTATTTTTGGCTATTCTTTCTCTGATTTTATATATCTACTTAAAAAATAGAGAATAA
- a CDS encoding ABC transporter ATP-binding protein, which yields MGETINKQTPISSDKNILLEAKNLTHEFDYKLFENINLTLEKKESIAIIGISGSGKSTLLNILSSLLKPKFGEIIYNKEDIYKSKKKRLLNIRREDFGIIFQAHYLFRGFTANDNLEVATLLSGNSIDEELLKRLNIDFVLKQGVGELSGGQQQRLSIARVLTKKPKIIFADEPTGNLDKQTAQIVMQTLHEYIKENDSGMILVTHENELAMQCDKVYKLENLELKELK from the coding sequence ATGGGTGAAACAATAAACAAACAAACACCCATAAGCTCTGACAAAAATATACTGCTTGAAGCAAAAAATCTAACTCACGAATTTGATTATAAACTTTTCGAAAATATAAATCTAACATTAGAAAAAAAAGAGTCAATTGCTATTATAGGAATTAGTGGTAGCGGTAAATCTACACTATTAAATATATTAAGTTCTCTTTTAAAACCAAAATTTGGTGAAATAATTTATAATAAAGAAGATATATATAAAAGTAAAAAAAAGAGGCTTTTAAATATAAGAAGAGAAGATTTTGGTATAATATTTCAAGCACATTACCTCTTTAGAGGTTTTACTGCAAATGATAATTTAGAGGTTGCTACACTTTTAAGTGGAAACAGTATTGATGAGGAGCTGTTAAAAAGGCTAAATATTGATTTTGTTCTAAAACAAGGTGTTGGTGAACTAAGTGGCGGACAACAACAAAGGCTGTCAATTGCAAGAGTTCTTACAAAAAAACCTAAAATTATATTTGCAGATGAACCCACAGGTAATCTTGATAAGCAGACAGCACAAATAGTAATGCAGACACTTCATGAATATATAAAAGAGAATGACTCTGGCATGATTCTTGTAACCCATGAAAATGAGTTGGCAATGCAGTGTGATAAAGTCTATAAATTAGAAAACTTAGAGTTAAAAGAGTTGAAATAA
- the gmk gene encoding guanylate kinase, whose product MGKKGAILILSGPSGCGKSTLLKKVYEEIEDYSFSISSTTREPRVGEKDGVDYYFITKEEFEEGIKKGEFLEWANVHGNYYGTSLKPIRAAVDEGKLVIFDIDVQGHNIVRKKLDDIVTSVFITTPSLKELENRLNSRNTDSKEVIERRIENAKTEIKSFKKYDYLIINDDLEKASKELIAIANITRIKSRLFSDEIVNNWLIN is encoded by the coding sequence ATGGGAAAAAAAGGTGCAATACTTATTCTCTCGGGACCAAGTGGTTGCGGTAAATCAACACTTCTAAAAAAAGTGTATGAAGAGATTGAGGACTACTCTTTTTCAATTTCATCAACAACAAGAGAACCAAGAGTTGGTGAAAAAGATGGAGTTGATTACTACTTCATTACGAAAGAAGAGTTTGAAGAGGGGATTAAAAAAGGTGAGTTTTTAGAGTGGGCAAATGTTCATGGAAACTACTATGGAACTTCACTAAAGCCTATAAGAGCTGCTGTAGATGAAGGAAAACTTGTAATTTTTGATATAGATGTACAAGGGCACAATATAGTTAGAAAAAAACTTGATGATATAGTTACTTCAGTTTTTATTACAACACCTTCATTAAAAGAGTTAGAAAATAGATTAAATAGTAGAAATACTGACTCAAAAGAGGTAATTGAAAGAAGAATAGAAAACGCTAAAACAGAAATCAAATCTTTCAAAAAATATGACTATTTAATAATAAACGATGATTTAGAAAAGGCTTCAAAAGAGTTAATTGCGATTGCAAATATTACAAGAATAAAATCTAGATTATTTAGTGATGAAATAGTTAATAATTGGCTTATTAACTAA
- a CDS encoding DUF58 domain-containing protein, with the protein MNQTLKKILIKTKRNIFSEIIGNNSSLLKGEGYDFLELKEYEYGEDVKNIDWLISAKFSKPFVKVFHAQKELNINIIPILSGSIYFGTKKFKQDLVTEICSILGYSCVKQGDPFSSFIANESVELCTKKSKRNFAVTKMSEAIFNYKCIGKNSNLNMIIDELFKKIKKRSIIFLIGDFFDIKGVDFRLLSKKHEVIAIIVRDKFEESPFELGNVNLVDPQTNQVFDGNINGSIVKEYKKRVKQNDSKLLEHFQKCGIKFTKIYTNEEPLPKLLRLMR; encoded by the coding sequence ATGAACCAAACTTTAAAAAAGATTTTAATAAAAACAAAAAGAAATATCTTTTCAGAAATTATAGGAAATAACTCCTCTTTATTAAAAGGGGAAGGTTATGACTTTTTAGAGTTAAAAGAGTATGAATATGGAGAAGATGTTAAAAATATTGATTGGTTGATTTCTGCAAAATTTTCAAAACCCTTTGTAAAAGTTTTCCATGCACAAAAAGAGTTAAATATAAATATTATTCCCATACTTAGTGGCTCTATATATTTTGGAACAAAAAAATTCAAACAAGATTTGGTAACTGAAATTTGTTCAATTTTGGGTTACTCTTGTGTGAAACAGGGGGATCCTTTTAGCTCTTTTATAGCAAATGAGAGTGTTGAACTTTGTACAAAAAAATCAAAAAGAAATTTTGCAGTTACAAAGATGAGTGAAGCTATTTTTAACTATAAATGTATAGGTAAAAATAGTAACCTAAATATGATAATAGATGAACTTTTTAAAAAAATAAAAAAAAGGTCAATCATCTTTTTAATTGGAGATTTTTTTGATATAAAAGGGGTTGATTTTAGACTTTTAAGCAAAAAACATGAAGTTATAGCAATAATAGTTAGAGACAAATTTGAAGAATCCCCTTTTGAACTAGGAAATGTTAATTTAGTTGATCCCCAAACAAATCAAGTCTTTGATGGAAATATAAATGGATCTATTGTAAAAGAGTATAAAAAAAGAGTTAAACAAAATGACAGCAAACTTTTAGAGCATTTCCAAAAGTGTGGAATAAAGTTTACAAAAATCTATACAAATGAAGAGCCCTTGCCAAAACTTCTGAGGTTGATGAGATAA
- the dsbI gene encoding protein-disulfide oxidoreductase DsbI has protein sequence MNCKITDFWRDLKTSPINTIARWQDARFLWIVMAAAAMMLLLTAHNLFQHYVYMAPCEQCVYIRFAFFCMVFGGIIAAIKPSQIVLKIVGYILGFWGIIQGIIYSIKLNTIHHAAHGDDPFGVQGCSAEPSFPLGLPLDSWFPDWFLPTGACGFDNPIPPEGVEFSALQQWLIDFYSEGWYLIPSMHLVNMAQACLFAFIVCFILLGAMCISWIIRDLFRKDNNQTLAE, from the coding sequence ATGAATTGTAAAATAACAGATTTTTGGAGAGATTTAAAAACCTCTCCAATAAATACCATTGCAAGATGGCAAGATGCGAGATTTTTGTGGATAGTTATGGCAGCAGCAGCGATGATGCTTCTTTTAACTGCACATAATCTATTTCAACACTATGTATATATGGCACCTTGTGAACAATGTGTATATATAAGATTTGCATTTTTTTGTATGGTTTTTGGAGGGATTATTGCAGCAATTAAACCTTCTCAAATTGTATTAAAAATAGTAGGTTATATCTTAGGTTTTTGGGGAATTATCCAAGGGATTATATATAGTATTAAACTAAATACAATCCACCATGCAGCACATGGAGATGATCCCTTTGGTGTGCAAGGATGTTCAGCAGAGCCAAGTTTTCCATTGGGATTGCCATTAGATAGTTGGTTTCCTGATTGGTTTTTACCAACTGGAGCTTGTGGATTTGATAATCCAATTCCACCAGAAGGTGTAGAGTTTAGTGCTTTACAACAATGGTTAATAGACTTTTATTCAGAAGGGTGGTATTTAATTCCATCTATGCATTTAGTAAATATGGCTCAAGCTTGTCTTTTTGCTTTTATTGTTTGTTTCATTTTACTTGGTGCTATGTGTATCTCTTGGATTATTAGAGATCTTTTTAGAAAAGATAATAATCAAACTTTGGCGGAATAA
- a CDS encoding NAD(P)-binding domain-containing protein, translating into MKSVYDIAIIGAGPAGIATSCEAVIFGVKKILMFEKGDNHSQTIRKYFNDNKPVDKDWKGIEVELKGHIDFQDGTKESTLDLFEESLGKKLIDAKFNTEISKVSKLKNRFKIETTTGETYFSKRVVVAIGKMGKPNKPDYKIPSSLKLKANHTISDCKGNEDVLVVGGGDSACEYAYFIHQDNRVTFNYRREEITKANPKNVKNLMNCIEDGEIEAKLGVDIEKIEDEDGKFKVFYNDGTIGKYDRIIYALGGVTPKEFLKSCSVSLDENEKPFIDEKNKNSAGVYLAGDICGSIGGSIALALNHGYNIVTDFAEVEVREAISA; encoded by the coding sequence ATGAAAAGTGTATACGATATAGCAATCATTGGTGCTGGTCCAGCAGGAATTGCAACTTCATGTGAAGCAGTCATCTTCGGTGTTAAAAAAATCTTAATGTTTGAAAAAGGTGATAATCACTCTCAAACAATTAGAAAATATTTTAATGATAATAAACCAGTTGATAAGGATTGGAAAGGAATAGAAGTAGAGCTAAAAGGTCATATAGATTTTCAAGATGGAACAAAAGAGAGTACACTTGATCTGTTTGAGGAGTCTTTGGGAAAAAAGTTAATTGATGCAAAATTTAATACAGAGATTTCAAAGGTAAGCAAGCTAAAAAATAGATTTAAAATAGAGACAACTACAGGTGAAACATATTTTTCAAAAAGAGTTGTTGTAGCAATAGGGAAAATGGGAAAACCAAATAAACCAGACTATAAAATTCCATCAAGTTTAAAACTAAAAGCAAACCACACAATATCTGATTGTAAAGGAAATGAGGATGTATTAGTTGTAGGTGGTGGAGATAGTGCTTGTGAATATGCATATTTTATTCATCAAGATAATAGGGTAACTTTTAATTATAGAAGAGAAGAGATTACAAAAGCAAATCCAAAAAATGTAAAGAATCTTATGAATTGTATAGAAGATGGTGAAATTGAAGCAAAACTTGGGGTTGATATAGAAAAAATAGAAGATGAAGATGGAAAATTTAAAGTTTTTTATAATGATGGAACAATAGGGAAATATGACAGAATAATCTATGCTTTAGGTGGAGTTACTCCAAAAGAGTTTTTGAAAAGTTGCAGTGTTAGTTTAGATGAAAATGAGAAACCTTTTATAGATGAAAAGAATAAAAATAGTGCAGGGGTTTATCTTGCAGGAGATATTTGTGGTTCAATTGGTGGTTCAATTGCACTAGCTTTAAATCATGGGTATAATATAGTAACTGATTTTGCTGAGGTAGAGGTTAGGGAAGCAATAAGTGCTTAG
- the tsf gene encoding translation elongation factor Ts has translation MAGATPKLIKELREKSGAGMLDCKNALNECDGNIDDAMKFLREAGLAKAAKKSGNVAAEGLITILVNEDSTKVTMTEVNSQTDFVAKNDQFINLTKEITSHVQAHGCTESSELLKTTINGTTFEEYLNGKIATIGENIVARKMVTISTDNGVVNGYVHMGKVGVILAATCSDAAKEKTVDLLKKVAMHAASMKPTVISYKDLDADFIESENKAIIADIEKENEELVRLKKPLKNIPQFVTRQQLTEEAIEAAKKEMRDELLAQGKPEKIIENILTGKIARWIEDNSQLDKTHALLSQTYVMDDSMSVEEAIKAVDSSIEIVEYVRFELGEGIEKKEEDFAAEVAAQMGK, from the coding sequence ATGGCAGGAGCAACTCCAAAACTAATCAAAGAGTTAAGAGAAAAATCTGGTGCAGGAATGCTTGATTGCAAAAACGCTTTAAATGAGTGTGATGGTAATATTGATGATGCAATGAAATTCTTAAGAGAAGCTGGTCTTGCAAAAGCTGCTAAAAAAAGTGGTAATGTTGCTGCAGAAGGTCTTATTACAATTTTAGTTAATGAGGACTCTACTAAAGTAACTATGACTGAAGTTAACTCACAAACTGACTTCGTTGCAAAAAATGACCAATTTATTAATTTAACAAAAGAGATCACTTCTCATGTTCAAGCACATGGTTGTACTGAGTCTTCTGAATTATTAAAAACAACTATTAATGGTACAACTTTTGAAGAGTATTTAAATGGAAAAATTGCAACTATCGGTGAAAACATTGTTGCTAGAAAAATGGTAACTATTTCAACTGATAATGGTGTTGTAAATGGTTATGTTCATATGGGTAAAGTTGGTGTTATTTTAGCAGCAACTTGCTCTGATGCTGCAAAAGAAAAAACTGTTGATTTATTAAAAAAAGTTGCAATGCATGCAGCTTCAATGAAACCAACTGTTATTTCATATAAAGATTTAGATGCAGATTTTATTGAATCTGAAAATAAAGCTATTATTGCTGATATTGAAAAAGAGAATGAAGAGTTAGTAAGACTTAAAAAACCTCTTAAAAATATCCCTCAGTTTGTTACAAGACAACAATTAACTGAAGAGGCAATTGAAGCAGCTAAAAAAGAGATGAGAGATGAGTTACTTGCGCAAGGTAAACCAGAAAAAATTATTGAAAACATTCTTACAGGTAAAATTGCAAGATGGATTGAAGATAACTCTCAATTAGATAAAACTCACGCACTATTATCTCAAACATACGTTATGGATGATTCTATGAGTGTTGAAGAAGCTATTAAAGCTGTTGATTCATCAATAGAGATTGTTGAGTATGTAAGATTCGAACTTGGTGAAGGTATCGAGAAAAAAGAAGAAGATTTCGCAGCAGAAGTTGCAGCTCAAATGGGTAAATAA
- a CDS encoding AAA family ATPase, producing MSQTKITEIKNEIAKVVVGQEDMINSILIGLLTNGHILLEGVPGLAKTTTVKTVANVVDLKFKRVQFTPDLLPSDIIGAQIFDMKTGDFKIKRGPIFTNLLLADEINRAPAKVQSALLEVMQERQVTIADDTFIVESPFLVLATQNPIEQEGAYSLPEAQLDRFMFKIVVGYNTKEQEYEIAKKVTSNEILELNKIITKEELQTLKKEVQNIHIDKELEEYIVNIICATREPENYGLEEIKEYIQFGASPRATIDMFKAVKAMAYIRGNEYVTPIDIALVVKNVLRHRIILSYEAEALDIQVDDLIHKVLEKIDIP from the coding sequence ATGTCACAAACAAAAATCACAGAGATAAAAAATGAGATAGCTAAAGTTGTAGTGGGGCAAGAGGATATGATAAACTCAATCCTAATTGGTCTTTTAACAAATGGTCATATTTTACTTGAAGGGGTTCCAGGTTTAGCAAAAACAACTACTGTTAAAACAGTAGCAAATGTTGTTGATCTAAAATTTAAGAGGGTTCAATTTACACCTGATCTGCTTCCAAGTGATATTATTGGAGCTCAAATTTTTGATATGAAAACAGGTGATTTCAAAATCAAAAGAGGTCCCATATTTACAAATCTTCTTTTAGCAGATGAGATAAATAGAGCTCCAGCAAAAGTTCAATCAGCACTTTTGGAAGTTATGCAAGAGAGACAAGTAACAATTGCAGATGATACTTTTATAGTGGAATCACCCTTTTTAGTTCTTGCTACTCAAAATCCAATTGAACAAGAGGGAGCTTATAGTTTGCCTGAAGCCCAACTTGATAGATTTATGTTTAAAATAGTTGTTGGGTATAACACAAAAGAACAAGAGTATGAGATTGCAAAAAAAGTTACTTCAAATGAGATTTTAGAACTAAATAAAATCATCACCAAAGAGGAGCTTCAAACTTTAAAAAAAGAGGTTCAAAATATCCATATTGATAAAGAGCTTGAAGAGTATATTGTAAATATCATTTGTGCAACAAGAGAGCCTGAAAATTATGGCTTAGAAGAGATAAAAGAGTATATACAATTTGGGGCAAGTCCTAGGGCAACTATTGATATGTTTAAAGCTGTAAAAGCCATGGCATATATAAGAGGCAATGAATATGTAACTCCTATTGATATAGCACTGGTTGTTAAAAATGTATTAAGACACAGAATAATCTTAAGTTACGAAGCTGAGGCTTTAGATATACAAGTGGATGATTTGATTCATAAAGTATTAGAGAAGATTGATATACCATAA
- a CDS encoding alpha/beta fold hydrolase, with protein MLFPNIFKEESIEVNGVKINFKHTGIGKPLLLIHGYPQTHIMWHKIAPTLANSFYIVCPDLRGYGKSSKPKGLENHENYSKKNMAKDMVELMNYLGFDKFFVAGHDRGARVTHRLCLDYPNQVLKACVMDIAPTFHMFENTDQIFATGYYHWFFLIQPDNLPETMIEANPEYYLKEKLKRWSAKDVAFEKKFDSEALDEYVKCFDKESIHATCEDYRAAATIDMSDDRKDRNRKIDTPLLVLWGAKGFINRTYKVLDVWSEYATKVSGKALDCGHFLPEEKPLEVIDELERFFK; from the coding sequence ATGCTTTTTCCAAATATTTTTAAAGAAGAATCAATAGAGGTAAATGGTGTTAAAATAAATTTTAAACACACAGGAATTGGCAAACCCCTTTTATTAATCCATGGCTATCCTCAAACTCACATTATGTGGCATAAAATTGCCCCTACTTTAGCAAACTCTTTTTATATAGTTTGTCCAGATTTAAGAGGATATGGGAAAAGCTCTAAACCAAAGGGTTTAGAAAACCATGAAAACTACTCTAAAAAAAATATGGCAAAAGATATGGTTGAACTTATGAACTATTTAGGATTTGATAAGTTTTTTGTAGCTGGACATGATAGAGGGGCTAGAGTAACTCACAGATTATGTTTAGATTATCCAAATCAAGTTTTAAAAGCTTGTGTTATGGATATTGCTCCAACTTTTCATATGTTTGAAAATACAGACCAAATTTTTGCAACAGGTTATTACCACTGGTTTTTTCTAATACAACCAGATAATCTTCCTGAAACTATGATAGAAGCTAATCCAGAATATTATCTAAAAGAGAAACTAAAAAGATGGAGTGCAAAAGATGTAGCCTTTGAAAAGAAATTTGACAGTGAGGCTTTAGATGAGTATGTAAAATGTTTTGATAAAGAATCTATTCATGCAACTTGTGAAGATTATAGAGCAGCAGCAACTATAGATATGAGTGATGATAGGAAAGATAGAAATAGAAAAATAGATACACCTCTTTTGGTTCTTTGGGGAGCAAAAGGGTTTATAAATAGAACTTACAAGGTTTTAGATGTTTGGAGTGAATATGCCACAAAGGTAAGTGGCAAGGCACTTGATTGTGGGCATTTTTTGCCAGAAGAGAAACCTTTGGAGGTTATAGATGAGTTGGAGAGGTTTTTCAAATAA